The sequence below is a genomic window from Rudanella lutea DSM 19387.
AGCGATGAACTCAGCCATGCAGGTGCAGTTTGCCGAGGGGCAGGTCGATAAAACGTACCTCGCCATTGTACGCGGCTACACGCCCGATACCCAAACGATTGATTACCCCCTCCGGCGCGACGATGACAACGGCCGACCTGGGCCGTTGCAGGACGCCGTTACGCACCTGCGTACGCTCCGGCGCACCGAGATTCCGCTGGCTCATGGCAAGCACACCACCTCGCGTTACTCGCTCGTTGAGCTAACGCCCACCACCGGACGGATGCACCAGCTCCGAAAGCACATGGCGCACATCATGCACCCGATCATCGGCGACCGGCCCCACGGCTGCAATAAGCAGAACAAGCTGTTTTTGGAGCAATTTGGCATGAATACCATGCTGTTACATGCCGGTCGCGTGGCGTTTCGGCACCCCGACACGGGCGAAACCGTTACGATCGAAGCGCCCCTTCAAACAGAGTTTACCCGGATGCTCCAAACACTATTTGAGGCCACGGCCTGAGCCGTTTTTGGGGTTTCTCAAAATAAACCCTGGCCCGTACAAACCCTGCTGACATAGGGCTGTCACTCACTGCCGCGACCTTTGTAAGGTAAAACAAACCCCCAAGGATTATGTCGCACGTAGATGCTTTGATGAAGGAAATGCAGCAGGAAGCCCAGACCACCCGCAAGATGCTGGAGCGGATTCCGAACGATAAGCTGGATTGGCAACCCCACCCGAAAAGTATGACCATGCGGAGTTTGGCCACCCACATTGCTGAATTGCCCGCCTGGGTACGACTGGCCGTGCATACCGACGAGCTTGACTTCGAAACGTCGCCCTACCAGCCCGCCACCGTCAATAGCACCGCCGATTTACTGGCCTTGCACGAAAAATCACTGGCCGAGGGCCTTGCCAGCCTGGAAACCGTGACCGAAGACCAACTCCAGCCTACTTGGACGCTACGTTCGGGCGATACCATTTTGAGCCAAACTACCAAGGGCGAGATGATTCGGATGTCGTTTTCGCAGATTGTGCACCACCGGGCGCAGTTGGGGGTTAACCTCCGCCTGCTCGATATTCCGATTCCCGGTAGCTACGGCCCCAGCGCCGACGAGCCGATGTTTTAAGCCGCCCATAGTTTCTGGATTTTGTGCGGCCGGTCGGAATTGCCCCGACCGGCCGCACAAACCTGATGATGAACGTGGGGTATGAATTTCTGCCGATACTACCGCTCCAGCTTTTTCAGCTCCTGCTGAATGTAGGTTTTGGGTAGCCAGTTGGTGCCCATCATCACCCCTTCAATGTTGCGGGTTTGGCCAATGTCGGCCAGGGGGTTACCACTCAGCAAGACCAGATCCGACACAAAGCCGGTTTTGATCATGCCCGAATCCCTTTTTTTGAGGTATTTGGCCACGTTTACCGTACCCGTACGTAGTGTCTGGTAGGGTGTCAGGCCCGCATCGACCAGGTATTTCATTTCGTGATGAATCGAGAAGCCGGGTACGTTGAACACCTGCGGGGCATCGGAACCGAGCAACAGCGGCACGTTATTTTTCTGGCATTCGAGCAGGAGTTGCCGGCGAACCTGAATCAGTTTCTCGGCATTCTCTTTCCGAAAGTTGGGGTCGCTCAGGTATTTGTTTTTAGCGTTGACCCATCCCTGAATCTCCTGTGGTTTCATGTATTTCATCTCCGGGGCACTCGTGTACGCCGACGCCGGTAGCGGAGACTGCCACCGCTCAGCCAGGGCCTGCGTAGGCACCACATGAATCTGCCGGTCGCTCAGGGCTTTGATGAGCTTCGGAATCAGGCGCGGATCGGCGCGGTGGGCAATCCAGGCTCCAAACAGGCCGGTTTCGGGTTCAGCGAGGGTATCGCTGCCGGGCGTGATGGCCTCAATAAACCCGTCGAGATGGTCGATAGAAGAATAGTCGGCTTCGATGGCCCGCCATACGCCCACATTGAACGACACATGCCCCACAAACGGAATCCCGACCTCTTTGGCCGTGCGGGCAATGGCCGGAAACGTTTCTTTTGTCAGGCCGGGGTGTAGCTTCAGAAAATCATACCCGGCGGCTTTTTGCTCGCGTACCATCTCGGCCCCACGGGCGGCCGTTTTGACCGACTGCCCATTGAACGAGGGCCCCGTTGCGTAAAAATGAGGACCCAGAATTTCGCCCGCGTTGATCTTGCTCCGGAGTTCGAGGTGTCGCGAGTGCCCCAGCATCCCGCGAATGGTGGTAATACCGTTGGCAAGGTAGAGCGTGAGCACTTCTTTCATCGGCTCAATATCATCGATAGGCGGTACGTGCGCGTGCATTTCGGCCCAACCGGGCATGAGGTATTTGCCTTTTCCGTCGACGACGAGGGCATCTTTGGCAAACCGAACGCTACCTTCACGGCCCAGCGCCGTAATGCGTCCATTGCGCACAACCACTGTCTGGTTTTCGAGTACGCGCTCGGCATCCATCGGAATCACATTAACCGACCGAAACACCACCTCCCGGTCCCAGTTGCTCACCAGACCCTGCGCCCGTACCGACACGGCGAGCAGTATCAGCACCATACATATTAGGCTTCGCATACGCTGTTTGATGTTATTCGTTTGACGATTTCAGGTTGGTGCCTACACAGTTATCAAGCTCCCAACGGGTACCAAGTCTGTAAGCCGCCTGACACGGGCATCTACTAAACGCCCCCCTTCATGAGTGGTGTCAGCGCTAATCTGTTCAGGCTGTTCGGTAGGTTATGTCAGCCCATACAGCCACGCACAACACCTACTTACATCCTACATAGTATTGCGTTTTATACAATTTGTTTAAACAGGAATAAACACTTTACTTTATCAAAAATAGTAATGCGTTGGCAAGTAATCCTACGCACAAGTAAATCATATTTACTTAAGAGATACAATTTTACCTCAAAATGCTCCGATTAGATAAGAAATAATCTCGATTAGGGCCTAATCAGGCCAGATTCGAGCCAAATTGACTTATCAAACTGTTTCCGTAGTACCTTTGCGCACCCTACCCAAGAAAAGATTACCCGGTTAGATCACAAAGGCAGCAAGGAATCGGGCAAGCCATATTTGTATGGCTTAATTCCCCAACATTCGGTCTGAACTCAGGTTCTACCACTAATCGACATTTGTAAGCGTTTCAGAATAACCAATCGCAGTATGAATGAATGGGAAAGAGCAACACCATCGGTGATCACTAAACCTACCGAACAGCTTGCGCTTTATGATCGCTACGGTTCAATAGCTTACGGCGTTATTCTCCAGATATTACCCCAGGCCGCACAGGCACAGGAGGTAATGATCGAGTTGTTTACATCGACCGACTTACTGAAGGCACCAAATCCGACCGGAAACATGGCCCTTACCATTATTCGGTTGGCACGGACCAAAGCGCTTGAAGCCAAGGCCCGTCTGGGCGCACCGCTTCTACAGTCGATTGACCCCAATGCAGCGAAAGCGAACTTACCCGAGACCGTATTCGACCTTTCGTTTCGGCAAGGGTACTCTATCGAGGCCATTGCCGAGAAGTTACAGCTCACCAAGGCTGAGGTTCTCAAGGCTATTCACGACTACTCCATCGCGTTCCGTCAGGCTTAACTGTATTCACAACATTGAAAACGAGCGAATATCAAACGAGTGGCATTCTGGAAGCTTACCTGCTGGATCTGGTTTCGGAAACTGACCGGCGGGATGTTGAGCAAATGATCAGTACCCACCCCGACCTGCAACAGTACATGGTTCAACTGTCGGGGCAATTGGCGGCTCAGTTTGGGCAGGGCCTAGTGCCTCCTCCGCCGAGCCTCCGGGAGCAGATCGCCCTCCGCACTGAGCCGCAGACCGTAAAACCGTACGAGGGGCCGTACGAACGGCGCGAGAGCAAACGCACAAACGGTACCGACGCTAACAAATCGGATTACGTGGATGTGCAGGTGAGCAACACCCACATTCAGGTGCACAAATACTGGCGGGCGGCCTTTATCGCCGTGTTTATCCTATCGAAAATCTTTCTGGTTTTTGGTCTCTACTACTATTTCAAGGCACAATCACAAGCCGAAGAAATCCAGCGGCTCAACCAGCAGATGCAACAAACGCCCATAACGGCCCCGCGCTAATCAACTGATTAAGAGCACTTATCATCTTTTACTGAGTTCCATTAAACACGCGAACGCATACATTAAACGCCAACGGAGCGGCTTATGGCCGCTCCGTTGGCGTTTAATTGCCTCTGATTCGGGAACCCAACCGATCCGCTTTCCCTTTCCCGTCTGTATGACACCCGACAATACTGCCCCCGGCGACCCAAACATTTTGCTGGAGTTACTGCATTACCAGATGCCTTTTGGTAAATACAAGGGCCGGCGACTGCGTGAGTTGCCGGTGACTTATCTGGAGTGGTTTGCCCAAAAAGGGTTTCCGCCCGGCAAACTCGGTATGCTCCTGCAAACGCTCTACGAGATCCGGCTTAACGGCCTCGACTACCTCCTCGACGAGCTACAAAAAAGACGGTAAGCCCAGTGGGCTTACCGTCTAGCACTTGGTTTCACTAAATAATCAGGTTGTTTATCGTGGACCGCGCGAGCCGCCCCGGTTTCCAGCGCCTTCGGCCGGTGTGGGCTGGGTGGGCTCCCCACCCCGGTTACGCTGCTCAAAGCCACCCATCCGCTGCGGCTGTTCGCCGGTAGCGGTGCGGTCGGCCTCGGATTGCCCATTTCCGGGGGTAGGGCGGTTGTACTCAGGACGGGGCGACTCCGGCCGATTGTATTCCGGGCGGGCCGGGGCAGGTTGGCCGGCGTCGGGACGGTTATAGCCGGGGGCGTCATAACGGGGCCGATTCTCAGGCGCACCTCCCCCACCCGGCTGGCTGTTACGCCAGTTGTCGCGGTTCCGGTTGTCGTCGCGCCGGGGGTTAGCCTCGCCGGTTTGCGGTTGCGGGGCTGGTTCTGGGCGTTGTGCCCGCTCCCAGGCCCGTTGGGGCGACTCAACCCGATCAATTTTATCAGGCACCGGATTGTTTACCGGTGGTTCATAGCGATTTCGATTCTGACCGCCCGGCGTAGTATCGCCCCGGGGGCCATACTGCCGGTTCTCGTAGTTAGGCCGATTGTATTCGGGTCGGTTGTCGCGGGGATTGGGCGTGTACGTGCCGCGTGAGTACTCCCGACGGTTGTCGTTCCGGTTTCCATCAGCGCGCCAGTTGCGGTTGCGGTCCATGTCGGGCCGGTACATACCTAACGAGTTCTGACGGATCACATCGCGGCCGGGCCGACCACCGTGCTCAAGCCGGTACACGGGTACACTCCGGCGGGTTACGTACTCGATTTCTTCCCGACGGGGCCCGTAGTTATACGAGCGGTTGTTCACCCGGTACACGTTGTTGATGATAGTTGTGCTTTGGTACACATTGACCACGCGGGGCCGGGGTACACAGTAGCTGTACAACCGCGGACTGGTAATGTACATTTGGGGAACAAACGTCCACCAGCTTGGCGGAATGTTAACATTCACGTTGATATTGAGACCGGGGCCCAGCGGAGCCCAGCCGTAATAGCCGCCACCCGAACGCCAGCTAACCCAGGCCGGTGCCCATTCGTAGCCCGGTACCCACGCCCACCGGTTATACCGATCAAGAAACC
It includes:
- a CDS encoding DUF3820 family protein, whose amino-acid sequence is MTPDNTAPGDPNILLELLHYQMPFGKYKGRRLRELPVTYLEWFAQKGFPPGKLGMLLQTLYEIRLNGLDYLLDELQKRR
- a CDS encoding pseudouridine synthase translates to MTEPLPILYQTETLVAVNKPHGLLVHRSPIASDVSEFAVQILRDQLGQRVYPVHRLDRKTGGVLLFALTEAMNSAMQVQFAEGQVDKTYLAIVRGYTPDTQTIDYPLRRDDDNGRPGPLQDAVTHLRTLRRTEIPLAHGKHTTSRYSLVELTPTTGRMHQLRKHMAHIMHPIIGDRPHGCNKQNKLFLEQFGMNTMLLHAGRVAFRHPDTGETVTIEAPLQTEFTRMLQTLFEATA
- a CDS encoding amidohydrolase family protein — encoded protein: MRSLICMVLILLAVSVRAQGLVSNWDREVVFRSVNVIPMDAERVLENQTVVVRNGRITALGREGSVRFAKDALVVDGKGKYLMPGWAEMHAHVPPIDDIEPMKEVLTLYLANGITTIRGMLGHSRHLELRSKINAGEILGPHFYATGPSFNGQSVKTAARGAEMVREQKAAGYDFLKLHPGLTKETFPAIARTAKEVGIPFVGHVSFNVGVWRAIEADYSSIDHLDGFIEAITPGSDTLAEPETGLFGAWIAHRADPRLIPKLIKALSDRQIHVVPTQALAERWQSPLPASAYTSAPEMKYMKPQEIQGWVNAKNKYLSDPNFRKENAEKLIQVRRQLLLECQKNNVPLLLGSDAPQVFNVPGFSIHHEMKYLVDAGLTPYQTLRTGTVNVAKYLKKRDSGMIKTGFVSDLVLLSGNPLADIGQTRNIEGVMMGTNWLPKTYIQQELKKLER
- a CDS encoding DinB family protein produces the protein MSHVDALMKEMQQEAQTTRKMLERIPNDKLDWQPHPKSMTMRSLATHIAELPAWVRLAVHTDELDFETSPYQPATVNSTADLLALHEKSLAEGLASLETVTEDQLQPTWTLRSGDTILSQTTKGEMIRMSFSQIVHHRAQLGVNLRLLDIPIPGSYGPSADEPMF
- a CDS encoding DUF6600 domain-containing protein — translated: MKRAGTFWITLVGVALNLVGAATAFAQPGYGQPGYGRPGYGQPGYGRPDYDQPGYYNRPYDDPYGPNDGFYDDLAPYGQWVNTPEYGTVWIPDVDRGFQPYVSNGYWVMTEYGNTWVSNYAWGWAPFHYGRWFLDRYNRWAWVPGYEWAPAWVSWRSGGGYYGWAPLGPGLNINVNVNIPPSWWTFVPQMYITSPRLYSYCVPRPRVVNVYQSTTIINNVYRVNNRSYNYGPRREEIEYVTRRSVPVYRLEHGGRPGRDVIRQNSLGMYRPDMDRNRNWRADGNRNDNRREYSRGTYTPNPRDNRPEYNRPNYENRQYGPRGDTTPGGQNRNRYEPPVNNPVPDKIDRVESPQRAWERAQRPEPAPQPQTGEANPRRDDNRNRDNWRNSQPGGGGAPENRPRYDAPGYNRPDAGQPAPARPEYNRPESPRPEYNRPTPGNGQSEADRTATGEQPQRMGGFEQRNRGGEPTQPTPAEGAGNRGGSRGPR